The Xanthobacter flavus genome includes a window with the following:
- the dnaE gene encoding DNA polymerase III subunit alpha encodes MASDPGFIHLHVHSSYSLLEGALSVGKLADLAKADYQPAIALTDTGNLFGALEFSEKMSGSGIQPIPGVSLALDLPDPAGPRGGLRPKKPRVVLLAQNDAGWRNLMRLVSRSFLETASEDEPRILPDWLAEANDGLICLTGGPSGPLDRAIVGGHPEMAADRLDLLTSLFGDRLYVEVQRHGADTERLAEPALLELAYAKGIPLVAANEPFFAAKSDYEAHDGLLAIAEGRLLSEGDRRRLTAEHRFKTRAEMLELFADLPEATANTVEIARRCAYRVRTVKPILPRFTTADEKAEGSDPLEAEAAELKRQAEEGLADRLAKHGPAPGLDEAAYHERLAYEVSVITKMKFPGYFLIVSDFIKWAKAHDIPVGPGRGSGAGSLVAYSLQITDLDPLRFGLLFERFLNPDRVSMPDFDVDFCQERRDEVIRYVQERYGRAQVAQIITFGTLQARGVLRDVGRVLEMPYGQVDKLCKLVPQNPANPVTLKQAIEDEPRLQAARDQEEVVKRAFDIAVKLEGLNRHASTHAAGIVIGDRQLHELVPLYRDPKSDMPVTQYNMKWVEQAGLVKFDFLGLKTLTTIEKAVKLVRQRGIDLDISKIPLDDAKTYHMLGKGETVGVFQVESAGMRRALVDMKADRIEDIVALVALYRPGPMANIPVYCDCKHGRAKPDYLHPMLEPYLKETFGVIIYQEQVMQIAQAMAGYSLGEADLLRRAMGKKIRAEMEKQRERFVSGAAGRGIEKAQADTIFDLLAKFADYGFNKSHAAAYALVAYQTAWLKANYATEFLAASMTLDKGNTDKLAEFRQEAQRLGIEVVPPNINLSAREFGVKDGKIIYAMAAIKGVGEAAVEALEKARGDRPFRSFGDFAARLPVKLVNKRTLESLMAAGCFDVLEKNRARAFAAIEPIVAEAQRVEANAQSGQNDMFGSGPAAAASLPIPEASPWLPSERLQREYDSIGFFLTGHPLDDYAEALKKMRVQSFADFSRAVRSGAAAGRLAATVVSKQERRTKSGTRMGIVGLSDPSGHYEAVIFSEGLAHYRDLLEPGTPLLMMVAAEMNGEDVRVRINSCEKLDPVTAKHQKGLRIFLRSPEPIEGIARRLADGKAGEKGAGEVSLILLVDDAHAEVEVSLPGKYSVSPQIAGAIKAIPGVVAVEAA; translated from the coding sequence TGCTGGCCCAGAATGATGCCGGCTGGCGCAACCTCATGCGCCTCGTTTCCCGCTCCTTCCTCGAAACCGCGAGCGAGGACGAGCCGCGCATCCTGCCCGACTGGCTGGCAGAGGCGAACGACGGCCTCATCTGCCTCACCGGCGGACCCTCCGGGCCGCTCGACCGCGCCATCGTCGGCGGCCATCCGGAAATGGCGGCGGACCGGCTGGACCTGCTGACCTCCCTGTTCGGCGACCGGCTCTATGTAGAGGTACAGAGGCACGGCGCCGATACCGAGCGGCTGGCCGAGCCGGCGTTGCTGGAGCTGGCTTACGCCAAGGGCATTCCGCTGGTGGCGGCCAACGAGCCCTTCTTCGCCGCGAAATCGGACTATGAGGCCCATGACGGCCTCCTCGCCATCGCCGAGGGGCGGCTGCTCTCGGAGGGCGACCGGCGGCGGCTGACGGCGGAGCATCGCTTCAAGACCCGCGCCGAGATGCTGGAATTGTTCGCGGACCTGCCGGAGGCGACCGCCAACACCGTGGAGATCGCCAGGCGCTGCGCCTATCGCGTGCGCACGGTGAAGCCCATCCTGCCGCGCTTCACCACGGCGGACGAGAAGGCCGAGGGCTCCGATCCGCTGGAGGCGGAAGCGGCAGAGCTGAAGCGGCAGGCCGAGGAGGGGCTCGCCGATCGCCTCGCCAAGCACGGCCCGGCCCCGGGACTGGACGAGGCCGCCTATCACGAGCGCCTCGCCTACGAGGTCTCGGTCATCACCAAGATGAAGTTCCCCGGCTACTTCCTCATCGTGTCGGACTTCATCAAATGGGCCAAGGCGCACGATATTCCCGTGGGGCCGGGGCGTGGCTCGGGCGCCGGCTCGCTGGTGGCCTATTCGCTCCAGATCACCGACCTCGACCCACTCCGGTTCGGCCTGCTGTTCGAGCGCTTCCTGAACCCGGACCGCGTGTCCATGCCCGACTTCGACGTGGACTTCTGCCAGGAGCGCCGCGACGAGGTGATCCGCTACGTGCAGGAGCGCTACGGCCGCGCGCAGGTGGCGCAGATCATCACCTTCGGTACCCTGCAGGCGCGTGGCGTGCTGCGCGACGTGGGGCGCGTGCTAGAAATGCCCTATGGGCAGGTGGACAAGCTCTGCAAGCTTGTGCCGCAGAACCCGGCCAATCCCGTCACCCTCAAGCAGGCCATCGAGGACGAGCCGCGCCTGCAGGCGGCGCGCGACCAGGAAGAGGTGGTCAAGCGCGCCTTCGACATCGCGGTGAAGCTGGAGGGGCTGAACCGCCACGCCTCCACCCACGCCGCCGGCATCGTGATCGGCGACCGCCAGCTCCATGAGCTGGTGCCGCTCTATCGCGATCCCAAGTCGGACATGCCGGTCACCCAGTACAATATGAAATGGGTGGAGCAGGCCGGGCTGGTGAAGTTCGACTTCCTCGGCCTCAAGACCCTCACCACCATCGAGAAGGCGGTGAAGCTGGTGCGCCAGCGGGGCATCGACCTCGATATCTCCAAGATTCCGCTGGACGACGCCAAGACCTACCACATGCTCGGCAAGGGCGAGACGGTGGGCGTGTTCCAGGTGGAAAGCGCGGGCATGCGCCGAGCCCTCGTGGACATGAAGGCCGACCGCATCGAGGACATCGTCGCCCTCGTCGCCCTCTACCGGCCCGGCCCCATGGCCAACATCCCGGTCTATTGCGACTGCAAGCACGGGCGGGCGAAGCCGGACTATCTCCACCCCATGCTGGAGCCGTACCTGAAGGAGACGTTCGGCGTCATCATCTATCAGGAACAGGTGATGCAGATCGCGCAGGCCATGGCCGGCTATTCGCTGGGCGAAGCCGACCTGCTGCGCCGCGCCATGGGCAAGAAGATCCGCGCCGAGATGGAGAAGCAGCGCGAGCGCTTCGTCTCCGGCGCTGCCGGGCGGGGCATCGAGAAGGCGCAGGCGGACACCATCTTCGACCTGCTGGCGAAGTTCGCCGACTACGGCTTCAACAAGTCCCACGCGGCGGCCTACGCCCTTGTCGCCTACCAGACCGCATGGCTGAAGGCGAACTACGCCACCGAATTCCTCGCCGCCTCCATGACGCTGGACAAGGGCAACACCGACAAGCTCGCCGAATTCCGCCAGGAGGCGCAGCGCCTCGGCATCGAGGTGGTGCCGCCGAACATCAACCTCTCCGCCCGCGAGTTCGGCGTGAAGGACGGCAAGATCATCTACGCCATGGCCGCCATCAAGGGCGTGGGCGAGGCGGCGGTGGAGGCGCTGGAGAAGGCGCGGGGCGACCGGCCGTTCCGCTCGTTCGGCGATTTCGCGGCGCGCCTGCCGGTGAAGCTCGTGAACAAGCGCACGCTGGAAAGCCTGATGGCCGCCGGCTGCTTCGACGTGCTGGAGAAGAACCGCGCCCGCGCCTTCGCCGCCATCGAACCCATCGTGGCCGAGGCGCAGCGGGTGGAGGCCAACGCCCAGTCCGGCCAGAATGACATGTTCGGCTCCGGCCCGGCCGCGGCTGCGTCATTGCCCATCCCGGAGGCGTCGCCCTGGCTGCCCTCGGAGCGGCTGCAGCGGGAATATGATTCCATCGGCTTCTTCCTCACCGGCCATCCGCTGGACGATTACGCCGAAGCGCTGAAGAAGATGCGCGTGCAGTCCTTCGCCGACTTCTCCCGCGCGGTGCGCTCGGGCGCGGCGGCGGGACGGCTGGCGGCGACGGTGGTCTCCAAGCAGGAGCGGCGCACCAAGTCCGGCACCCGCATGGGCATCGTCGGCCTCTCCGACCCGTCCGGCCATTACGAGGCGGTGATCTTCTCGGAAGGCCTCGCGCATTACCGTGACCTGCTGGAGCCCGGCACGCCGCTGCTCATGATGGTCGCGGCCGAGATGAACGGCGAGGATGTGCGGGTGCGCATCAATTCGTGCGAAAAGCTCGATCCCGTTACCGCCAAGCACCAGAAGGGCCTGCGCATCTTCCTGCGCTCGCCCGAGCCCATCGAGGGCATCGCGCGACGCCTGGCGGACGGCAAGGCGGGGGAGAAGGGCGCGGGCGAGGTGAGCCTGATCCTGCTGGTGGACGATGCCCATGCCGAGGTGGAGGTAAGCCTGCCGGGCAAGTATTCCGTGTCGCCCCAGATCGCCGGGGCGATCAAGGCCATTCCCGGCGTCGTGGCGGTTGAAGCCGCCTAG
- a CDS encoding AI-2E family transporter, which translates to MAIACIVIALGWLSWKIYDVILQVFAACLVSLALHALAEPFAKWTRFPERYAVIPVGIIVFGGLGLALYLFGSTIQTQVAQLVNELPTAWTAFERRFHLEGMSDDLLKRAEAAAPSGETVLSFVQGFTSNLFQVVLGTFLVVVGGIYFAVSPDLYRRMFLSLWRPSDRAAADRRLALVSEDLRHFLKAQLIAMVVVGVLTFIGLTIVGVPSSLALALFAGLAEFVPMIGPVMAAAPAVLIALTMGADTGLLTLLVFVGVQQAESNIITPLLQQRMVSLPPAVTLFAVVAFGSIFGALGVVLATPLTVVAFAAFKAHSEQVAEEDKAG; encoded by the coding sequence GTGGCCATTGCGTGCATCGTCATCGCCCTCGGCTGGCTTTCCTGGAAGATCTACGACGTGATCCTCCAGGTGTTCGCCGCCTGCCTCGTCTCGCTTGCGCTCCACGCGCTCGCCGAGCCCTTCGCCAAATGGACGCGCTTTCCCGAGCGCTATGCGGTGATCCCGGTGGGCATCATCGTCTTCGGCGGGCTCGGGCTGGCCCTCTATCTGTTCGGCTCGACCATCCAGACCCAGGTCGCGCAGCTGGTGAACGAGCTGCCCACCGCCTGGACCGCCTTCGAGCGGCGCTTCCATCTGGAGGGGATGAGCGATGACCTCCTGAAACGGGCGGAAGCGGCGGCCCCCTCAGGCGAGACCGTGCTCTCGTTCGTGCAGGGCTTCACCTCCAATCTGTTTCAGGTGGTGCTCGGCACCTTCCTGGTGGTGGTGGGCGGCATCTATTTCGCGGTCTCGCCGGATCTCTACCGCCGCATGTTCCTGTCCCTGTGGCGGCCGTCCGACCGTGCGGCGGCGGACCGGCGGCTGGCTTTGGTGTCGGAAGATCTGCGGCACTTCCTGAAGGCGCAGCTCATCGCCATGGTGGTGGTAGGCGTGCTCACCTTCATCGGCCTCACCATCGTGGGCGTACCGTCCTCGCTGGCGCTCGCTCTGTTCGCCGGCCTCGCCGAATTCGTGCCCATGATCGGCCCGGTGATGGCCGCCGCCCCCGCCGTGCTCATCGCCCTCACCATGGGGGCGGACACGGGCCTTTTGACGCTTCTCGTGTTCGTCGGCGTGCAGCAGGCGGAGAGCAACATCATCACGCCCTTGCTCCAGCAGCGCATGGTCTCGCTGCCGCCGGCTGTCACGCTGTTCGCGGTGGTCGCGTTCGGCAGCATCTTCGGCGCGCTGGGCGTGGTGCTGGCGACGCCGCTGACGGTGGTCGCCTTCGCCGCCTTCAAGGCCCATAGCGAGCAGGTCGCCGAGGAAGACAAAGCGGGCTGA
- a CDS encoding sulfotransferase family protein, translating to MTQEKRAVLVLGMHRSGTSALTRIINLMGFSAPKTLMAATEANEAGFWESEVFMNLDERILKACGHKWSSRKRMREDVMAVARRTGLLDEVRRALADEYGDAPDIVLKDPRISRLMAIYEPVLKEAGYRIVPLLALRNPVEVAASITKRDRFDLGKGLGIWLRYTLDCEIATRGMPRTVIAFDGLMADWRGTMDRAARQLGEPWPQLSAESLAEIDGTLKPGLRHHALPPPSRTSWRGLLAGQTFDAMQRLMADPNDKAACRTLDLVRAVFRPF from the coding sequence GTGACACAGGAAAAGCGCGCCGTCCTCGTGCTCGGCATGCACCGCAGCGGCACATCGGCGCTCACCCGCATCATCAACCTGATGGGCTTTTCCGCCCCCAAGACCCTCATGGCTGCCACCGAGGCCAATGAGGCGGGGTTCTGGGAGAGCGAGGTCTTCATGAACCTCGACGAGCGCATCCTGAAGGCCTGCGGCCACAAATGGTCCTCGCGCAAGCGCATGCGGGAGGATGTGATGGCGGTGGCCCGCCGCACCGGCCTCCTGGACGAGGTGCGCCGCGCGCTCGCCGACGAATATGGCGATGCGCCCGATATCGTCCTCAAGGACCCGCGCATTTCCCGCCTCATGGCCATCTATGAGCCTGTGCTGAAGGAGGCGGGCTATCGCATCGTGCCGCTGCTGGCGCTGCGCAATCCGGTTGAGGTGGCGGCCTCCATCACCAAGCGCGACAGGTTCGATCTCGGCAAGGGGCTCGGCATCTGGCTGCGCTACACGCTCGATTGCGAGATCGCGACGCGCGGGATGCCGCGCACCGTCATCGCCTTCGACGGACTCATGGCCGACTGGCGCGGCACCATGGACCGCGCCGCGCGCCAGCTCGGCGAGCCGTGGCCGCAGCTTTCCGCCGAAAGCCTCGCAGAGATTGACGGCACGCTCAAGCCGGGCCTGCGCCATCACGCCCTGCCGCCCCCCTCCCGCACCAGCTGGCGCGGCCTGCTCGCCGGGCAGACCTTTGACGCCATGCAGCGCCTCATGGCCGATCCGAACGACAAGGCCGCGTGCCGCACCTTGGACCTCGTGCGGGCGGTGTTCCGTCCGTTCTGA
- a CDS encoding DUF1835 domain-containing protein, translating into MPKLIVTNGDSAADRLREAGIKGHIIPWRDMLHDGPVPAATSLDDVSDVRADFLSSALGLPFDEVRADFAHRDAQMEVHSAYGEVELWFEHDLYDQLQLIQILDYLAHEPERMGVSLVQASHYLAVMELEDLRALEAQRAPVTHLQMETAREAWEAFTAPTPRPLSTFLERPHEALPYLAPALTRLVCELPAPASGLSLTEERMLRHLSAGPMKVAHLYASVHSMDQAQFLADLPFFLRLDGLAFAHEPLITGLPFRSSEAPSLSFTPGEGSAAERSYRAYAAAEVSLTPAGAAALKGAFDHAANNAVERHLGGTRICAGAMWRYDRTAGRLVLPN; encoded by the coding sequence ATGCCGAAGCTCATCGTGACCAACGGCGACAGCGCGGCCGACCGCCTGCGCGAGGCGGGGATCAAGGGCCACATCATCCCGTGGCGGGACATGCTGCATGACGGGCCGGTCCCCGCCGCCACCAGCCTCGACGACGTGTCGGACGTGCGCGCCGACTTCCTCTCCTCCGCCCTCGGCCTGCCGTTCGACGAGGTGCGGGCCGATTTTGCCCATCGCGACGCGCAGATGGAGGTGCATTCAGCCTATGGCGAGGTGGAGCTGTGGTTCGAGCACGATCTCTACGATCAGCTCCAGCTGATTCAGATCCTCGACTATCTCGCCCATGAGCCCGAGCGTATGGGTGTGAGCCTGGTGCAGGCTTCCCACTATCTCGCCGTGATGGAGCTTGAGGATCTGCGCGCCCTCGAAGCGCAGCGCGCGCCGGTGACCCATCTCCAGATGGAGACCGCCCGGGAGGCGTGGGAAGCCTTCACCGCGCCGACGCCGCGTCCGCTCTCGACGTTCCTCGAACGCCCGCACGAGGCGCTGCCCTACCTCGCGCCCGCCCTCACCCGCCTCGTCTGCGAGCTGCCGGCGCCGGCCAGCGGCCTGTCGCTCACCGAGGAACGGATGCTGCGACATCTCTCCGCCGGGCCGATGAAGGTGGCGCATCTCTATGCATCGGTGCATTCCATGGATCAGGCGCAGTTCCTCGCCGACCTGCCCTTCTTCCTGCGCCTCGACGGGCTCGCCTTCGCTCATGAGCCGCTCATCACCGGGCTGCCCTTCCGCTCCAGCGAGGCCCCGAGCCTCAGCTTCACGCCGGGCGAGGGCAGCGCGGCGGAGCGCAGCTACCGGGCCTATGCCGCCGCCGAGGTGTCCCTGACCCCCGCCGGGGCCGCCGCGCTCAAGGGCGCCTTCGACCACGCGGCCAACAATGCCGTGGAACGCCACCTCGGCGGCACGCGCATCTGCGCCGGCGCCATGTGGCGCTACGACCGGACCGCGGGGCGGCTGGTGCTGCCGAACTGA
- the queF gene encoding preQ(1) synthase yields the protein MTDRPLQLGAQSALPPSPEEAVLDRVPNPHPDADYVARFTCPEFTSLCPVTGQPDFAHLVIDYVPNLHLVESKSLKLYLGSFRNHGAFHEDCTVAVGKRLVSLLEPRFLRIAGYWYPRGGIPIDVFWQTGKLPEGAWLPDTGVAPYRGRG from the coding sequence ATGACCGACCGCCCGTTGCAGCTCGGCGCCCAGAGCGCCCTGCCCCCGTCGCCCGAGGAGGCGGTGCTCGACCGCGTGCCCAATCCCCACCCCGATGCCGATTACGTGGCGCGCTTCACCTGCCCCGAGTTCACCTCTCTCTGCCCGGTGACGGGACAGCCGGATTTCGCGCATCTCGTCATCGACTACGTGCCGAACCTGCATCTCGTGGAGTCCAAGTCGCTCAAGCTCTATCTCGGCAGCTTCCGCAACCATGGCGCGTTCCACGAGGATTGCACCGTTGCGGTCGGCAAAAGGCTGGTGAGCCTGCTGGAGCCGCGCTTCCTGCGCATCGCCGGCTATTGGTATCCGCGCGGGGGCATTCCCATCGACGTGTTCTGGCAGACCGGAAAGCTGCCCGAGGGCGCCTGGCTGCCCGACACGGGGGTTGCGCCCTATCGCGGTCGCGGGTGA